A DNA window from Halorubrum sp. DM2 contains the following coding sequences:
- a CDS encoding LUD domain-containing protein: protein MSTTDTSTFTGRLDDFGVTVSEGSAGECASLIDDAAGEPAVGVPLGRSGPDALADSAASLPERVATDPTTADLRAAHTGVTAASLGIASYGSVAIEADADGTEPVSLFVDRHVVVLRETDLVPGVPDAFAWLGPRARDESVDVVFATGPSATADMGGLVHGAHGPKEVHVVLIREDDADGDSLGATDGAGVGK from the coding sequence ATGTCAACTACCGACACGTCGACGTTCACGGGGCGACTCGACGACTTCGGGGTCACCGTCTCCGAGGGGTCGGCGGGGGAGTGCGCGTCGCTGATCGACGACGCCGCGGGCGAGCCGGCGGTCGGGGTGCCGCTGGGGAGGTCTGGACCGGACGCGCTCGCCGATTCGGCGGCGTCGCTGCCGGAGCGCGTCGCGACCGACCCGACGACCGCCGACCTGCGCGCCGCGCACACGGGCGTCACCGCGGCGTCGCTCGGGATCGCCAGCTACGGGAGCGTCGCGATCGAGGCCGACGCCGACGGGACGGAGCCGGTGAGCCTCTTCGTCGACCGCCACGTCGTCGTCCTCCGCGAGACCGACCTCGTGCCCGGCGTCCCCGACGCCTTCGCGTGGCTCGGCCCGCGGGCCCGCGACGAGTCGGTCGACGTGGTGTTCGCGACCGGGCCGAGCGCGACCGCGGACATGGGCGGGCTCGTCCACGGCGCGCACGGCCCGAAGGAGGTCCACGTGGTCCTGATACGCGAGGACGACGCGGACGGCGACTCGCTCGGGGCGACCGACGGGGCGGGGGTGGGGAAATGA